The following are encoded together in the Sphingomonas insulae genome:
- a CDS encoding TetR/AcrR family transcriptional regulator, with product MSAAPSLRDLLVQRATELLDAGEHDVSLRAVARAAGVSAMAPYRHFPDKAALLRAVAERAFADLHDDLVAADTHGARETIGRALVEQGAAYVAFARRRPALFRLMFTDTAAKDGCLPGDMTGGEAYRVLARRVASFDPDDPDTATMAAWSIVHGMTLLILDRRLPPEPAAVHAALDLFVAGLSRT from the coding sequence ATGTCCGCTGCGCCTTCGCTTCGCGACCTGCTGGTACAACGCGCCACCGAATTGCTCGATGCCGGGGAACACGACGTGTCCTTGCGTGCGGTCGCCCGCGCGGCCGGGGTGTCCGCGATGGCGCCATATCGTCATTTCCCCGACAAGGCGGCGCTGCTGCGCGCGGTGGCGGAGCGGGCGTTTGCCGATTTGCATGACGACCTGGTCGCCGCCGATACGCACGGCGCGCGCGAGACGATCGGGCGGGCGCTGGTGGAACAGGGCGCCGCTTACGTCGCCTTTGCCCGGCGGCGTCCGGCGCTGTTCCGGCTGATGTTCACCGACACGGCCGCGAAGGATGGCTGCCTGCCCGGAGACATGACGGGCGGCGAGGCCTATCGCGTCCTTGCAAGGCGGGTGGCGTCCTTCGACCCCGATGATCCCGACACGGCGACGATGGCGGCATGGTCGATCGTCCACGGCATGACGCTGCTGATCCTCGATCGCCGCCTGCCGCCCGAACCCGCTGCCGTGCACGCCGCGCTCGACCTGTTCGTCGCCGGATTGTCGCGGACATGA
- a CDS encoding monooxygenase family protein, whose translation MQSHAARSTVDLAAYPDLVMVLLGFRIGSIRGLPSLMRIGRGLREVTRDRPDGLLCHDQMLFGWNHLGMKQYWRDLDALGRFTRSAPHSGWWREFLIDRHGCGFWHEAYSARGGVEAIYVGMSEPVGLATFAPAQRPEGLLLSSNGRLRADIAARR comes from the coding sequence ATGCAAAGCCATGCCGCCCGTAGCACCGTCGATCTTGCCGCCTATCCCGATCTCGTCATGGTGCTGTTGGGATTTCGGATCGGAAGCATCCGTGGCCTGCCTTCGCTGATGCGGATCGGACGTGGATTGCGCGAGGTCACGCGCGATCGCCCCGATGGCCTGCTGTGCCACGACCAGATGCTGTTCGGCTGGAACCACCTGGGCATGAAGCAATATTGGCGCGATCTGGACGCCCTTGGCCGGTTCACCCGGTCCGCTCCGCATAGCGGCTGGTGGCGGGAATTCCTCATCGACCGGCATGGCTGCGGATTCTGGCACGAAGCGTATAGTGCGCGTGGCGGGGTCGAGGCAATCTACGTCGGCATGTCGGAACCGGTCGGCCTTGCCACCTTCGCGCCGGCGCAGCGCCCCGAAGGACTGCTGCTGTCGAGCAACGGTAGGTTGCGTGCGGACATCGCGGCCCGCCGCTGA
- a CDS encoding PA0069 family radical SAM protein, with product MPQPIAKRPVRGATVNTESQRFKLPHTEADGDWLDACGAIDGAAPPLRTSVTVEQARTIISRNTSPDIGFDRSINPYRGCEHGCIYCFARPTHAFHDLSPGLDFESRLFAKPNAAALLRAELRKPGYTVAPIALGTNTDPYQPIESEWRITRSIIQVLAETRHPLTITTKSDRVVRDIDLLAPMAAEGLAGVALSITSLDPKIAATIEPRAPHPERRLKAVRALADAGVPVYVSIAPIIPAITDHELEHLVERAAEAGARACFFIPVRLPHEVAPLFRAWLDAHFPDRAARVMATIRALRGGKDNDPEFFSRMRGTGPWAELMRTRFLIATRKHGLARRSAPLRTDLFRPPAGPQGELF from the coding sequence GGTCCGCGGCGCCACCGTCAACACCGAAAGCCAACGGTTCAAACTGCCGCATACCGAGGCGGATGGCGACTGGCTGGACGCTTGCGGCGCAATCGACGGTGCGGCGCCACCGCTGCGGACCAGCGTGACGGTGGAACAGGCGCGGACGATCATCAGCCGCAATACCTCGCCCGACATCGGCTTCGACCGATCGATCAACCCCTATCGCGGCTGCGAACATGGCTGCATCTATTGCTTCGCCCGGCCGACGCATGCGTTTCACGACCTGTCGCCCGGCCTCGATTTCGAATCGCGCCTGTTCGCCAAGCCCAACGCCGCCGCGCTGTTGCGGGCCGAACTGCGCAAACCGGGCTATACCGTCGCGCCGATCGCACTCGGTACCAACACCGATCCCTATCAGCCGATCGAGAGCGAGTGGCGGATCACGCGCAGCATCATCCAGGTGCTGGCGGAAACCCGGCATCCGCTGACCATCACGACCAAGTCGGATCGCGTCGTCCGCGATATCGACCTGCTCGCACCGATGGCGGCCGAGGGCCTGGCTGGTGTCGCCCTGTCGATCACCTCGCTCGATCCGAAGATCGCCGCAACGATCGAACCGCGCGCGCCGCATCCCGAACGGCGGTTGAAGGCGGTGCGGGCGCTCGCCGACGCCGGGGTGCCGGTCTACGTCTCGATCGCGCCGATCATCCCGGCGATCACGGACCATGAACTGGAACATCTGGTCGAGCGGGCGGCGGAGGCGGGGGCGCGGGCGTGTTTCTTCATTCCCGTGCGCCTGCCGCATGAGGTCGCGCCGCTGTTCCGCGCCTGGCTCGACGCACATTTTCCGGATCGCGCGGCCAGGGTGATGGCGACCATCCGCGCGCTGCGCGGCGGCAAGGACAATGATCCGGAATTCTTCAGCCGGATGCGTGGCACCGGTCCATGGGCGGAGCTGATGCGAACGCGTTTCCTGATCGCCACCCGAAAACACGGCCTCGCCCGCCGCAGCGCGCCGCTTCGCACCGACCTGTTCCGGCCGCCTGCCGGCCCGCAGGGGGAATTGTTCTGA